Within the Thermanaeromonas toyohensis ToBE genome, the region TGTACCGGTGGTCAGCACCGTTCTGTGACCTTGGCCAACAAGATAGGAGAGCTGCTTAAGCACGAGGATTTTCGGGTTATTGTGAAGCATAGAGATGTAGTGCGCGCCTCCTCAAGCCGTAGGAGGTGAGGCTTTTGCAGAGCTTTAAGTGGTTATACCCGGGCCTTAAGGTTAAACGCTTTATACTTTTAGCCGCTTTAGGCCTTTTCTTTCTTGTTTCTGGAGTTACTATAGCCTTAGGCTTAACCTTACTTACCTCAGCAGAACAAACCTTATTGTGGCTGGCTGATTATATCCTGCGGCTGGGGATTTCTCCTTTAGCTAGTGGTATTTTCCTAGCCGGGTGGGGGCTATTATTATTAGTGTTAGGCATTGATAGGCTAGTACGCTCGGTTTTACATGTCTTATGGCCGCGGGAAAAAAGCCCATGGGAGGTTTTTTATCGGCGGCGCCTGTTGGAGGGAGGGCCCCGGATAGTGGCCATCGGTGGTGGTACAGGGTTAGGAGTTCTTCTGCGCGGTCTTAAGAACTATACCCGCAATCTTACCGCTATTGTTACAGTAGCAGACGATGGCGGGAGTTCTGGGCGGCTCCGGGCTGAGCTAGAAATACCCCCACCAGGGGATATCCGTAATTGCCTGGTAGCGCTGGCGGATACCGAAGCCTTAATGGAAGAACTTTTTAGCTACCGCTTTCGGCGGGGAGAAGGGCTGGCCGGGCATAGTCTGGGGAATCTATTGCTGGCGGCCATGATCGATATAGCTGGGGATTTTGACAAGGCTATAAGCGAGTTGGGACGGGTTTTAGCTGTAGGCGGCCGGGTTGTTCCTTCCACCCTTACCCCGGTGGTGTTGGGAGCTGAAAAGGAGGATGGGACCATCGTCTGGGGAGAAAGCCGCATCCCCTGCCCCGGCCAGCGCATAAAAAGGGTTTTCTTGCATCCCCCTGATTGTCGCCCCCATGAGAAAGCCCTGGAGGCTATAGCCCAAGCCGAGGCTATTATAATCGGGCCGGGAAGTCTTTATACCAGCGTCTTACCCAATCTTCTAGTGCCGGGTATAGCAGAAGCCCTGCGTAAGGCCAACGCTCCAGTATTTTACATAAGCAATGTGATGACTCAGCCGGGAGAAACAGAAGGCTATACTGTAGCTGATCATGTGCGGGCCATTCAAGCCCATTGTGGTCCCGGCCTTATAGACTGTGTCATTGCCCATAGCGGCCCGGTATCCTGGGCTGCTCGGAGAAGATACGGAGAAAAGGGAGCCCAGCCAGTAAAGGTGGATGCGGCAGCGGTGGCACGTATGGGAGTGGCTCTCCGGAAGGCCTGGCTAGTGGATGAGACCCTAGTAGTAAGGCACCACCCTGATCGCCTGGCCCAGGTGATCATGGAGGAGCTATATAAACGCCGAGCTTGGAGGCCGCGAAGTAAGTTCTGCTTTTTCTTCCAGAAACGGATGGAGAGAAGCCGCCTCCCTATATCTACTAG harbors:
- a CDS encoding gluconeogenesis factor YvcK family protein produces the protein MQSFKWLYPGLKVKRFILLAALGLFFLVSGVTIALGLTLLTSAEQTLLWLADYILRLGISPLASGIFLAGWGLLLLVLGIDRLVRSVLHVLWPREKSPWEVFYRRRLLEGGPRIVAIGGGTGLGVLLRGLKNYTRNLTAIVTVADDGGSSGRLRAELEIPPPGDIRNCLVALADTEALMEELFSYRFRRGEGLAGHSLGNLLLAAMIDIAGDFDKAISELGRVLAVGGRVVPSTLTPVVLGAEKEDGTIVWGESRIPCPGQRIKRVFLHPPDCRPHEKALEAIAQAEAIIIGPGSLYTSVLPNLLVPGIAEALRKANAPVFYISNVMTQPGETEGYTVADHVRAIQAHCGPGLIDCVIAHSGPVSWAARRRYGEKGAQPVKVDAAAVARMGVALRKAWLVDETLVVRHHPDRLAQVIMEELYKRRAWRPRSKFCFFFQKRMERSRLPISTRHKVSL